Proteins co-encoded in one uncultured Draconibacterium sp. genomic window:
- a CDS encoding methylated-DNA--[protein]-cysteine S-methyltransferase: MEQFTRYMNSPIGWLKLQSTETDLTSVSFDSKKAENSAVQPTILEETESQLNEYFAGERKHFKLQLAPEGTEFQKKIWLLVEKVAFGKTSSYLEIAKQSGSEKNTRAVGLANGKNPIPIIIPCHRIIGSSGKLTGYAGGLERKRWLLNHELANTPCADRLF, encoded by the coding sequence ATGGAGCAATTTACCCGATATATGAATTCCCCCATTGGCTGGCTCAAACTTCAGTCGACTGAAACAGATTTAACATCAGTGAGTTTCGATTCTAAAAAGGCTGAAAATTCAGCTGTGCAACCAACGATTCTTGAAGAAACCGAAAGTCAACTGAATGAATATTTTGCCGGCGAAAGAAAACATTTCAAACTGCAGCTTGCTCCTGAAGGAACAGAATTTCAGAAAAAAATATGGCTACTGGTTGAGAAAGTGGCATTCGGAAAAACAAGCAGCTACCTCGAAATTGCAAAACAGTCGGGATCGGAAAAAAATACACGTGCAGTAGGATTGGCTAACGGGAAAAATCCTATCCCCATAATTATTCCCTGCCACCGAATTATTGGCAGTTCAGGAAAATTAACCGGTTACGCCGGTGGACTGGAACGAAAACGCTGGTTGCTAAATCACGAGCTGGCAAACACCCCATGTGCGGATCGATTATTCTAA
- a CDS encoding alpha/beta hydrolase produces the protein MHKKLSLVVLLVFLLGISFAQDRYTADIFDEIRVETATYATKDGENLDMDIYLPQNDYEPERATIIYVHGGGFSGGQRDGENIKAFCTRLANYGYVVASISYRLTRKGTPEGFGCDCPATDKLNTIYAASEDLQDAAFFLIENRHQYSINPQQIILSGSSAGAETVLYTAYQPPYCYGLDSGPVSFAGVIGMAGAIPDTTAIYDESAIPSLLFHGTDDNLVPYGTAPHHYCDEDSEGYWILHGSETIAEKLDQLEVPYWLHTSCGAAHEINISPVNDYFDEIIEFCSEFAIEKNGDQRHTIIEGKQNAEKYAIYNYCSE, from the coding sequence ATGCATAAAAAGTTAAGCCTGGTTGTGCTGTTGGTTTTTCTACTTGGGATTTCTTTCGCCCAGGATAGATATACTGCCGACATATTTGATGAAATAAGGGTGGAAACAGCAACCTATGCAACAAAAGATGGTGAAAATCTGGACATGGATATTTACCTTCCACAAAACGATTATGAGCCCGAACGTGCGACCATTATTTATGTACACGGCGGCGGTTTTAGCGGCGGACAAAGAGACGGTGAAAATATTAAAGCGTTTTGCACCCGTTTGGCTAATTACGGCTATGTGGTGGCATCTATATCCTACCGATTAACACGAAAAGGAACACCCGAAGGATTTGGCTGCGATTGTCCGGCTACCGACAAGCTTAACACCATTTATGCTGCCAGCGAAGATCTGCAGGATGCTGCTTTCTTTTTAATCGAAAACCGTCATCAGTATTCAATTAATCCGCAACAAATAATATTATCGGGAAGTAGTGCCGGAGCCGAAACAGTTTTATACACCGCCTATCAACCTCCTTATTGTTACGGTTTAGACTCGGGGCCGGTGTCGTTTGCCGGAGTAATTGGCATGGCCGGAGCCATACCTGACACAACAGCAATTTATGATGAATCGGCAATCCCGTCACTTTTATTTCACGGAACCGACGACAATCTTGTTCCATATGGCACTGCGCCTCACCATTACTGCGATGAAGACTCGGAAGGTTACTGGATTTTACATGGCTCAGAAACCATTGCCGAAAAACTTGACCAACTGGAAGTTCCTTACTGGTTGCACACATCGTGTGGAGCTGCTCATGAAATAAATATCTCGCCGGTTAATGATTATTTCGATGAGATTATTGAATTTTGCAGTGAGTTTGCCATTGAAAAAAATGGCGACCAGCGACATACAATTATCGAAGGAAAACAAAACGCAGAAAAATACGCAATTTATAACTACTGTTCCGAATGA
- a CDS encoding endonuclease/exonuclease/phosphatase family protein yields MKRIILSILIIFPSMLFAQQINVMTFNIRLNTASDGINAWPNRIEMVNGLLNFYEPGIFGLQEALYNQLLDIEKGVPEYKWFGVGRDDGDKAGEFMPIFYNTKKFILEEKGHFWLSENCDEPGLGWDAACNRIVTWGKFKSKVTGKKFFVFNTHFDHVGVEARKNSAKLIHEKMEEFTAGSGLSVILMGDFNLTPETQPIALIKGYINDSREVTQEPPYGPVGTYNGFKPGSEGDNRIDYIFVNDKIKVLKYAAISDTYENRSPSDHLPVFVQIQLK; encoded by the coding sequence ATGAAACGCATAATTTTAAGCATCCTAATCATTTTTCCATCAATGCTATTTGCACAGCAAATAAATGTAATGACTTTCAATATACGGTTAAACACAGCCAGCGATGGAATTAATGCCTGGCCAAATCGTATTGAAATGGTAAACGGCCTACTGAATTTTTACGAGCCTGGGATTTTTGGTTTGCAGGAAGCGTTATACAATCAGCTTTTAGACATTGAAAAAGGAGTGCCGGAATACAAATGGTTTGGCGTAGGCCGCGACGATGGCGATAAAGCAGGTGAGTTCATGCCGATCTTTTACAACACCAAAAAATTTATTTTAGAAGAAAAAGGACACTTCTGGCTCTCGGAAAACTGTGATGAACCGGGATTGGGGTGGGATGCTGCCTGTAACCGTATTGTTACCTGGGGAAAATTCAAATCGAAAGTAACCGGTAAGAAATTCTTCGTTTTTAATACGCATTTCGACCATGTGGGTGTGGAAGCACGAAAAAATTCGGCAAAACTGATTCATGAAAAAATGGAAGAATTTACAGCGGGCTCAGGTTTATCGGTAATTCTAATGGGTGACTTTAATCTAACTCCGGAGACACAACCAATAGCACTGATAAAAGGTTACATTAACGATAGCCGCGAAGTTACACAAGAACCACCGTACGGACCGGTTGGTACTTATAATGGTTTTAAACCGGGCAGTGAAGGTGATAACCGCATCGATTATATTTTTGTGAACGATAAAATTAAAGTGTTAAAATATGCGGCAATTAGCGACACTTACGAAAACCGATCTCCGTCTGATCATTTACCGGTATTTGTGCAGATACAGTTAAAATAA
- a CDS encoding helix-turn-helix transcriptional regulator, translating into MQNRLKIERAIKNLTQDDLAKLIGVSRQTINSIEKGRYVPSTVLALKISKIFEKPVNEIFELDDSD; encoded by the coding sequence GTGCAGAATAGGCTAAAAATAGAACGTGCGATCAAAAACCTCACACAAGACGATTTGGCAAAGTTGATTGGTGTTTCGCGCCAAACCATTAATTCGATTGAAAAGGGGAGGTATGTACCCTCAACTGTTTTGGCACTTAAAATCTCGAAAATATTTGAAAAGCCAGTGAATGAAATTTTTGAACTGGATGATTCGGATTAA